The following are encoded together in the Thunnus albacares chromosome 7, fThuAlb1.1, whole genome shotgun sequence genome:
- the bpgm gene encoding bisphosphoglycerate mutase isoform X2, with the protein MSTYKLFLLRHGEGAWNKENRFCSWVDQKLSEDGVKEAQDCGRLLKKLGYEFDIVFTSILSRSVHTAWLVLEAMHQEWVPVMKSWRLNERHYGALIGLNRAEMALQHGEEKVKLWRRSYDITPPPIDESHPYFLEIYNDRRYATCDVPKEKLPRAESLKEVLVRLLPYWESNVVPEIKKGKTVLIAAHGNSCRALLKHLEGVSDEDIAAVTLPTGIPVLLELDENLKPVKPRQLLGDQAKIQAAIKKVEDQGKAKPST; encoded by the exons ATGTCCACCTACAAACTCTTTCTGCTGAGGCATGGGGAGGGGGCCTGGAACAAAGAAAACCGTTTCTGCAGCTGGGTTGACCAGAAGCTTAGCGAGGATGGGGTGAAAGAGGCCCAGGACTGTGGCAGGCTCCTGAAGAAGCTGGGCTACGAGTTTGACATAGTGTTCACCTCCATACTCAGCCGCTCCGTCCATACGGCCTGGCTGGTGCTGGAGGCCATGCACCAGGAGTGGGTCCCTGTGATGAAGTCCTGGAGACTCAATGAGCGACACTATGGTGCTCTAATTGGCTTGAACCGGGCAGAGATGGCTCTCCAACATGGAGAGGAAAAGGTGAAGTTGTGGAGAAGGAGCTATGACATCACTCCACCTCCGATTGACGAATCCCACCCTTACTTTCTGGAAATCTACAATGACCGCAGATATGCCACTTGTGACGTGCCAAAAGAGAAACTTCCCCGAGCAGAGAGCCTGAAAGAAGTGTTGGTCAGGCTGCTGCCATACTGGGAAAGTAATGTGGTGCCAGAGATAAAGAAAGGCAAGACTGTGCTCATCGCTGCTCATGGAAACAGCTGCAGGGCCCTGCTGAAACACCTGGAAG GTGTATCGGACGAAGATATAGCCGCCGTGACGTTACCCACAGGGATACCAGTGCTGCTTGAACTGGATGAAAACCTTAAGCCTGTGAAACCTCGGCAGCTTTTAGGAGACCAGGCAAAGATTCAGGCAGCCATTAAAAAGGTGGAAGACCAGGGAAAAGCCAAACCATCAACTTGA
- the bpgm gene encoding bisphosphoglycerate mutase isoform X1: MSVIFPLLLYLYSSCLLSEYVQVAAAGVQMSTYKLFLLRHGEGAWNKENRFCSWVDQKLSEDGVKEAQDCGRLLKKLGYEFDIVFTSILSRSVHTAWLVLEAMHQEWVPVMKSWRLNERHYGALIGLNRAEMALQHGEEKVKLWRRSYDITPPPIDESHPYFLEIYNDRRYATCDVPKEKLPRAESLKEVLVRLLPYWESNVVPEIKKGKTVLIAAHGNSCRALLKHLEGVSDEDIAAVTLPTGIPVLLELDENLKPVKPRQLLGDQAKIQAAIKKVEDQGKAKPST, translated from the exons ATGAGTGTAATATTTCCTCTTCTACTATATCTTTACTCTTCATGTCTGCTTTCTGAATATGTGCAGGTTGCTGCTGCCGGTGTGCAGATGTCCACCTACAAACTCTTTCTGCTGAGGCATGGGGAGGGGGCCTGGAACAAAGAAAACCGTTTCTGCAGCTGGGTTGACCAGAAGCTTAGCGAGGATGGGGTGAAAGAGGCCCAGGACTGTGGCAGGCTCCTGAAGAAGCTGGGCTACGAGTTTGACATAGTGTTCACCTCCATACTCAGCCGCTCCGTCCATACGGCCTGGCTGGTGCTGGAGGCCATGCACCAGGAGTGGGTCCCTGTGATGAAGTCCTGGAGACTCAATGAGCGACACTATGGTGCTCTAATTGGCTTGAACCGGGCAGAGATGGCTCTCCAACATGGAGAGGAAAAGGTGAAGTTGTGGAGAAGGAGCTATGACATCACTCCACCTCCGATTGACGAATCCCACCCTTACTTTCTGGAAATCTACAATGACCGCAGATATGCCACTTGTGACGTGCCAAAAGAGAAACTTCCCCGAGCAGAGAGCCTGAAAGAAGTGTTGGTCAGGCTGCTGCCATACTGGGAAAGTAATGTGGTGCCAGAGATAAAGAAAGGCAAGACTGTGCTCATCGCTGCTCATGGAAACAGCTGCAGGGCCCTGCTGAAACACCTGGAAG GTGTATCGGACGAAGATATAGCCGCCGTGACGTTACCCACAGGGATACCAGTGCTGCTTGAACTGGATGAAAACCTTAAGCCTGTGAAACCTCGGCAGCTTTTAGGAGACCAGGCAAAGATTCAGGCAGCCATTAAAAAGGTGGAAGACCAGGGAAAAGCCAAACCATCAACTTGA